From Nitratidesulfovibrio vulgaris str. Hildenborough, a single genomic window includes:
- a CDS encoding chromosomal replication initiator protein DnaA: MTSIWGQIQHILQNTLAPGLFKVWISPLAGEVDGSTLRVEAPNEFVAGWVRDRLFEDIRTAACGVIGDTVEVVVTAGAPAAAAPRPVLAPRPAVVEVVPTAAPVPSVVPAVEARPSGHAPRRLSAETQQAQEQLGLPLDWAPVPQSRTNWRFSFDDFIVGPNNELACAAARGMCRDGLMTDTLFLSSGPGLGKTHLLHAVGRSLCESSNRSNPNVAYLTAEEFASRLIAALKARDVERFKARYRDVDVLLLEDVHFLQGKEKMQDEVLATVKALQSRGSRIVFSSSFAARDLKNVDNQLVSRFCSGFLAGIERPDFDTRRRILREKARIYQVMLPDNVTDLLAERISTDVRQIESCLHNLILKAKLLNRQISLEMAFEIIGNYAQAETQLDFEGIVRMVCEGFGLSPEQLNSRSRKREYVVARNAAYLLARKHTDLSLKEIGDRFNRRHSTVLKGITALEREMNRETPLGRQVANTISLLERNGRITHARH, from the coding sequence ATGACATCGATTTGGGGCCAAATTCAGCATATCCTCCAGAACACGCTCGCTCCCGGACTGTTCAAAGTCTGGATCTCGCCGCTCGCCGGTGAGGTGGACGGGTCGACTCTTCGCGTCGAGGCCCCCAACGAGTTCGTGGCCGGCTGGGTGCGTGACCGTCTTTTCGAAGACATCCGTACCGCCGCTTGTGGCGTTATCGGCGACACCGTCGAGGTCGTCGTCACTGCCGGCGCTCCCGCTGCCGCTGCGCCGCGCCCCGTGCTGGCACCCCGGCCCGCAGTGGTCGAGGTCGTGCCAACTGCCGCGCCCGTACCGTCCGTCGTCCCTGCCGTCGAGGCGCGTCCCTCGGGACATGCCCCCCGGCGTCTGTCTGCGGAGACGCAGCAGGCGCAGGAACAGCTCGGACTGCCTCTGGACTGGGCTCCCGTCCCGCAGAGTCGCACCAACTGGCGTTTCTCGTTCGATGATTTCATCGTCGGGCCCAACAACGAACTTGCCTGTGCCGCTGCGCGTGGCATGTGCCGCGACGGTCTCATGACCGATACGCTGTTCCTGAGTTCCGGGCCCGGCCTCGGCAAGACCCACCTGCTGCATGCCGTGGGCAGGTCGCTGTGCGAGTCGAGCAATCGCAGCAACCCCAACGTTGCCTACCTCACCGCCGAGGAGTTCGCCTCGCGTCTCATCGCCGCGCTCAAGGCGCGTGACGTTGAACGCTTCAAGGCCAGATATCGCGATGTCGACGTGCTGCTGCTTGAAGACGTCCATTTCCTGCAAGGCAAGGAGAAGATGCAGGACGAGGTGCTCGCCACCGTCAAGGCCCTGCAGTCGCGCGGCAGCCGCATCGTCTTCTCCAGTTCGTTCGCGGCGCGTGACCTCAAGAACGTCGACAACCAGCTCGTCTCGCGTTTCTGTTCCGGCTTCCTCGCCGGTATCGAACGTCCGGACTTCGACACCCGCCGCCGTATCCTGCGTGAGAAGGCCCGCATCTATCAGGTGATGCTGCCCGACAACGTGACCGACCTGCTTGCCGAACGCATCAGCACCGACGTTCGTCAGATCGAAAGTTGCCTGCATAACCTCATTCTCAAGGCAAAACTGCTCAACAGGCAGATTTCCCTTGAGATGGCGTTCGAGATCATCGGCAACTATGCACAGGCCGAGACGCAGCTCGATTTTGAGGGCATCGTCCGCATGGTGTGCGAGGGCTTCGGTCTTTCCCCTGAGCAGCTCAATTCGCGCAGCCGCAAGCGTGAGTATGTCGTGGCGCGCAACGCGGCCTATCTTCTGGCACGCAAGCACACCGACCTTTCGCTGAAAGAGATTGGCGACCGTTTCAATCGTCGGCACTCCACGGTGCTCAAGGGTATCACCGCGCTGGAGCGCGAGATGAACCGCGAGACGCCTCTCGGACGTCAGGTCGCCAACACCATATCGTTGCTCGAACGCAACGGTCGAATTACGCACGCCCGGCATTGA
- the thyX gene encoding FAD-dependent thymidylate synthase, with amino-acid sequence MPRTEPRVELLAHTPEPLSLLYAAFRQCYHAGFVADMWPRLLSGEIEREKQGAFIASILESGHSSPIEHVSFTFAIEGVSRALTHQLVRHRIASFSQQSQRYVDGSHFDYVMPPAIARNAAAKARFEQFMEDVGSAYRDIKALLEQDGRTGSRANEDARFVLPQAAASKIVVTMNCRALVHFFEERCCMRAQWEIRAVADVMLGLCREVLPELFAHAGAKCERLGYCPEGERFTCGRYPLRQSMP; translated from the coding sequence ATGCCCAGAACAGAACCCCGTGTGGAACTGCTCGCCCATACGCCGGAACCCCTTTCGCTTCTCTATGCCGCTTTCAGGCAGTGCTACCACGCCGGTTTCGTGGCCGACATGTGGCCGCGCCTGTTGTCCGGCGAGATTGAGCGGGAGAAGCAGGGTGCCTTCATCGCGTCCATTCTCGAATCGGGGCACTCGAGTCCCATCGAGCATGTGTCGTTCACCTTCGCCATCGAGGGGGTCTCGCGGGCACTCACGCACCAGTTGGTGCGCCATCGCATCGCGTCGTTCTCACAGCAGAGTCAGCGCTATGTCGACGGCAGTCATTTCGATTACGTGATGCCGCCCGCCATCGCCCGCAACGCCGCTGCCAAGGCGCGTTTCGAGCAGTTCATGGAGGATGTGGGCAGCGCGTACCGCGACATCAAGGCATTGCTCGAACAGGACGGTCGTACGGGCAGCCGCGCGAACGAGGATGCCCGCTTCGTCCTGCCGCAGGCTGCCGCAAGCAAGATCGTGGTCACCATGAACTGCCGTGCACTTGTGCACTTCTTCGAAGAACGCTGTTGCATGAGGGCGCAGTGGGAGATTCGCGCGGTGGCAGACGTCATGCTCGGTCTTTGCCGGGAGGTGCTCCCTGAACTTTTCGCGCATGCCGGTGCAAAATGCGAGAGGCTCGGCTATTGCCCCGAGGGTGAACGCTTCACCTGCGGGAGGTATCCGCTCCGTCAGTCGATGCCCTGA
- the ruvB gene encoding Holliday junction branch migration DNA helicase RuvB encodes MTANVCLDESVRPRLLDDFIGQDELRANMRVYLDAARERGQAMDHVLFYGNPGLGKTTLAQIMAGELGVNLVSTSGPVLERSGDLAAILTNLGRHDLLFVDEIHRMPIAVEEVLYPAMEDFKLDLVIGQGPGARTVKIDVEPFTLVGATTRIGLLSSPLRDRFGIISRLEYYTPADLARIVARTARIIGANLTEEGAIEIGRRARGTPRIANRLLRRVRDFATVHAGGVISADLASEALGRMEVDESGLDQMDRKLLEVLIEHYGGGPVGIKTLAVACAEEVRTIEDIYEPYLIQCGFLKRTPRGRVATAKAYRHLNLLG; translated from the coding sequence ATGACCGCCAACGTGTGCCTCGACGAATCGGTACGCCCGCGCCTGCTCGACGACTTCATCGGACAGGACGAATTGCGCGCCAACATGCGCGTCTATCTCGACGCCGCCCGCGAGCGCGGTCAGGCCATGGACCACGTGCTGTTCTACGGCAACCCCGGCCTTGGCAAGACCACGCTGGCGCAGATCATGGCGGGTGAACTCGGGGTGAACCTCGTCTCCACTTCAGGGCCCGTGCTGGAGCGCAGCGGGGACCTCGCCGCCATCCTCACCAATCTCGGCAGGCACGACCTGCTCTTCGTGGACGAGATCCACCGTATGCCCATCGCCGTGGAGGAGGTGCTCTACCCCGCCATGGAGGACTTCAAGCTCGACCTAGTCATAGGGCAGGGGCCGGGAGCGCGTACGGTCAAGATCGATGTCGAGCCCTTCACGCTGGTGGGAGCCACCACGCGCATAGGACTGCTCTCGTCGCCGTTGCGCGACCGGTTCGGCATCATCAGTCGTCTTGAATACTACACGCCGGCCGACCTCGCGCGCATCGTCGCCCGCACCGCCCGCATCATAGGGGCCAATCTCACCGAAGAGGGTGCCATAGAGATAGGGCGTCGTGCCCGTGGCACACCGCGCATCGCCAACCGTCTGCTGCGACGCGTGCGCGACTTCGCCACCGTCCACGCGGGCGGGGTCATCTCGGCCGACCTCGCCAGCGAGGCCCTCGGTCGCATGGAAGTGGACGAGAGCGGGCTAGACCAGATGGACCGCAAGCTGCTTGAGGTGCTCATCGAGCATTACGGCGGCGGCCCCGTGGGCATCAAGACGCTGGCCGTCGCCTGTGCCGAAGAAGTGCGCACCATCGAGGACATCTATGAACCCTATCTCATCCAGTGCGGCTTCCTGAAGCGTACGCCGCGTGGTCGGGTAGCCACGGCCAAGGCCTACAGACATCTGAATCTTCTCGGTTGA
- the ruvA gene encoding Holliday junction branch migration protein RuvA, with protein sequence MIAYVEGRLAEVAGNACVVVTDGGVGYEVFVPGHTLARLPDKGGRVSFFISTEVREDALELYGFATWDERQTFIVLTSISKVGAKTGLAILSQFRPDDLRRLVVEDDVLALTRVSGIGKKTAQHIFLELKYKLKVEDLPAAAPLVTGGAPGGVFRDALAGLANLGYGEEEASHVLKDVLHGEPDLDVGGALRAALRALARGR encoded by the coding sequence CAACGCCTGTGTCGTCGTCACCGACGGCGGGGTGGGGTACGAGGTCTTCGTGCCGGGGCACACGCTTGCGCGTCTTCCCGACAAGGGGGGGCGGGTCAGCTTCTTCATCAGCACCGAAGTGCGCGAAGATGCGCTTGAACTCTACGGCTTCGCCACATGGGACGAGCGGCAGACGTTCATCGTGCTCACGTCCATCTCCAAGGTCGGTGCCAAGACCGGGCTTGCCATCCTCTCGCAATTCAGGCCGGACGACCTGCGGCGTTTGGTGGTTGAAGACGATGTGCTGGCACTCACTCGCGTCTCCGGCATCGGCAAGAAGACGGCGCAGCATATCTTTCTCGAACTCAAGTACAAGCTCAAGGTCGAGGACCTGCCCGCAGCCGCGCCCCTTGTCACGGGCGGTGCCCCCGGCGGTGTCTTCCGCGACGCGCTGGCGGGTCTTGCGAACCTCGGCTACGGCGAGGAAGAGGCCTCACACGTGCTCAAGGATGTGCTCCACGGCGAGCCGGACCTCGACGTGGGGGGCGCGTTGCGCGCCGCATTGCGCGCTCTGGCGAGGGGACGCTAG